Proteins from one Salmonella bongori NCTC 12419 genomic window:
- a CDS encoding MFS transporter encodes MPEPVAEPALNGLRLNLRIVSIVMFNFASYLTIGLPLAVLPGYVHDAMGFSTFWAGLIISLQYFATLLSRPHAGRYADVFGPKKIVIFGLCGCFFSGFGYLLADVANAWPIISLLLLGLGRVILGIGQSFAGTGSTLWGVGVVGSLHIGRVISWNGIVTYGAMAMGAPLGVLCYAWGGLQGLALTVMGVALLAVLLALPRPSVKANKGKPLPFRAVLGRVWLYGMALALASAGFGVIATFITLFYEAKGWDGAAFALTLFSVAFVGTRLLFPNGINRLGGLNVAMICFGVEIAGLLLVGVATMPWMAKSGVLLTGMGFSLVFPALGVVAVKAVPPQNQGAALATYTVFMDMSLGITGPLAGLMMAWTGVPVIYLAAAGLVAIALLLTWRLKKRPPSALPETVSSS; translated from the coding sequence ATGCCCGAACCCGTCGCTGAACCGGCGCTGAATGGATTGCGCCTCAATCTGCGTATTGTCTCCATTGTCATGTTTAACTTTGCCAGCTACCTGACGATCGGCCTGCCGCTCGCCGTCTTGCCTGGCTATGTGCATGACGCAATGGGGTTTAGCACTTTTTGGGCGGGGCTAATCATCAGCCTGCAATATTTCGCCACTCTGCTAAGCCGTCCTCATGCCGGGCGGTATGCGGATGTATTCGGGCCGAAAAAAATCGTCATCTTTGGCTTATGCGGCTGTTTTTTCAGCGGCTTCGGCTATCTGCTGGCGGATGTCGCCAACGCCTGGCCCATTATCAGCTTGTTATTACTGGGACTTGGGCGCGTTATTTTGGGTATTGGACAAAGTTTTGCCGGCACGGGGTCGACCCTGTGGGGCGTCGGCGTCGTGGGGTCGTTGCATATCGGACGCGTCATCTCATGGAACGGTATTGTCACCTATGGCGCTATGGCGATGGGGGCGCCGCTGGGCGTGCTGTGTTATGCCTGGGGCGGGCTACAGGGGCTGGCGCTAACGGTGATGGGTGTGGCGCTGTTGGCGGTGCTGCTGGCCCTTCCGCGCCCGTCGGTAAAAGCGAACAAAGGCAAGCCGCTGCCGTTTCGCGCGGTGCTGGGACGTGTCTGGCTGTATGGTATGGCGTTAGCGCTGGCGTCGGCAGGATTTGGCGTTATCGCGACGTTTATTACCTTATTTTATGAGGCTAAAGGCTGGGATGGCGCTGCCTTTGCGCTCACGCTTTTTAGCGTCGCGTTTGTCGGTACGCGTTTATTGTTTCCTAATGGCATCAATAGGTTAGGTGGTCTCAATGTGGCAATGATTTGTTTTGGTGTAGAGATCGCAGGACTGCTACTGGTTGGGGTGGCAACTATGCCGTGGATGGCGAAAAGCGGTGTTTTACTCACCGGGATGGGATTTTCCCTGGTCTTTCCGGCGCTGGGCGTGGTGGCCGTCAAGGCGGTGCCGCCGCAGAATCAGGGTGCGGCGCTGGCGACCTATACCGTATTTATGGATATGTCTTTGGGGATTACCGGGCCGCTGGCGGGACTGATGATGGCCTGGACGGGCGTACCGGTGATCTATCT
- a CDS encoding AI-2E family transporter: MVTAQPDKTGMHILLKLASLVVILAGIHAAADIIVQLLLALFFAIVLNPLVTWFIRRGVKRPLAITIVVVVMLIVLTALVGVLAASLNEFIAMLPKYSKELTRKVLYLQGLMPFLNLHLSPESMLRGMDSEKIMLFTTTLMTGVSGAMASIVLLVMTVVFMLFEVRHVPYKLRFALNNPQIHIAGLHRALKGVSHYLALKTLLSLWTGVIIWLGLALMGIQFALMWGVLAFLLNYVPNIGSVISAVPPMIQALLFNGFYECVLVGTLFLIVHMVIGNIMEPRMMGHRLGMSTLVVFLSLLVWGWLLGPVGMLLSVPLTSVCKIWMETTKGGSKLAILLGPGRPKSRLPG; encoded by the coding sequence ATGGTCACCGCTCAGCCCGACAAAACGGGTATGCATATTCTGTTGAAACTGGCATCACTGGTCGTCATTCTCGCCGGGATTCATGCCGCGGCGGATATTATTGTCCAACTGTTACTGGCGCTCTTTTTCGCTATTGTGCTTAACCCCTTAGTGACCTGGTTTATTCGCCGGGGCGTGAAGCGGCCGCTGGCTATTACTATTGTGGTCGTGGTCATGCTGATCGTCCTTACCGCGCTGGTAGGCGTACTTGCCGCATCGCTTAATGAATTTATCGCCATGCTGCCTAAATACAGCAAAGAGCTGACGCGTAAGGTTTTATATCTGCAAGGCCTGATGCCGTTTCTCAATTTGCATCTGTCGCCGGAAAGCATGTTACGCGGCATGGATTCCGAGAAAATTATGCTCTTCACCACCACACTCATGACCGGCGTGTCGGGCGCGATGGCAAGTATTGTGCTACTGGTAATGACCGTGGTTTTTATGCTGTTTGAGGTGCGCCATGTGCCTTATAAATTACGCTTTGCGCTTAATAATCCACAAATCCATATTGCAGGCCTGCATCGCGCCCTGAAAGGCGTTTCGCATTATCTGGCTCTGAAAACGCTGCTTAGTCTGTGGACAGGCGTGATTATCTGGCTGGGGCTGGCGTTAATGGGAATTCAGTTTGCGCTAATGTGGGGGGTACTGGCCTTTTTACTTAACTACGTTCCTAATATCGGTTCGGTGATATCCGCCGTTCCGCCAATGATCCAGGCGTTGTTATTTAATGGGTTTTACGAATGCGTCCTGGTCGGCACGCTATTTTTGATTGTCCATATGGTGATAGGCAACATTATGGAACCACGTATGATGGGCCATCGTCTGGGAATGTCCACACTGGTCGTATTCCTCTCATTACTGGTCTGGGGATGGCTGTTAGGCCCGGTCGGTATGCTGCTGTCTGTTCCCTTGACCAGCGTCTGTAAAATATGGATGGAAACCACGAAAGGCGGCAGCAAGCTGGCGATCTTGCTGGGGCCGGGCCGGCCGAAAAGCCGTTTACCGGGATGA
- the acpT gene encoding 4'-phosphopantetheinyl transferase AcpT, with the protein MYRIVLGKVSTLSTGQLPDALIAQAPQGARRASWLAGRVLLSHMLSPLPDMVYGEQGKPAFSAGTPLWFNLSHSGDDIALLLSDEGEVGCDIQTIRPHDNWRALANAVFSLGEHAEMEAEHPRQQLAAFWRIWTRKEAIVKQRGGSAWQIVSVDSTLPSSLSVSQCQLDTLSLAVCTPTPFTLTSQTITKVQ; encoded by the coding sequence ATGTACCGGATCGTTCTGGGAAAAGTGTCCACATTAAGCACGGGCCAGTTGCCTGACGCATTAATCGCTCAGGCGCCGCAGGGCGCTCGCCGGGCAAGCTGGCTGGCCGGGCGCGTGCTGCTCTCCCATATGCTTTCGCCGTTACCGGATATGGTTTATGGCGAACAGGGCAAACCGGCTTTCTCTGCCGGAACGCCGCTGTGGTTCAATCTCAGCCATAGCGGCGACGATATTGCCCTATTGCTCAGCGATGAAGGCGAAGTGGGCTGCGATATTCAGACGATTCGTCCGCATGATAACTGGCGGGCACTGGCAAACGCGGTATTCAGCCTCGGCGAACACGCTGAAATGGAAGCTGAGCATCCCAGGCAACAACTGGCCGCATTCTGGCGCATCTGGACACGTAAAGAAGCCATAGTAAAACAACGCGGCGGCAGCGCCTGGCAAATCGTCAGTGTGGACAGCACGCTGCCCTCTTCGTTATCGGTCAGCCAGTGCCAACTTGATACGCTCAGCCTGGCGGTCTGTACCCCCACACCGTTTACGCTGACTTCGCAGACGATAACAAAAGTGCAATGA
- the nikR gene encoding nickel-responsive transcriptional regulator NikR — MQRVTITLDDDLLETLDSLSQRRGYNNRSEAIRDILRGALAQETTQEHGTQGFAVLSYVYEHEKRDLASRIVSTQHHHHDLSVATLHVHINHDDCLEIAVLKGDMGDVQHFADDVISQRGVRHGHLQCLPKE, encoded by the coding sequence ATGCAACGTGTCACCATCACCCTTGATGACGATTTACTGGAAACACTGGACAGCCTGAGCCAGCGCCGTGGCTACAATAACCGTTCGGAAGCGATTCGCGATATTTTGCGCGGCGCGCTGGCGCAGGAAACCACGCAAGAACACGGAACACAGGGTTTTGCCGTGCTCTCATATGTTTATGAACATGAGAAACGCGACTTAGCCAGCCGCATCGTCTCTACCCAGCATCATCATCATGACTTATCGGTCGCCACGCTGCATGTGCACATCAACCATGACGATTGCCTGGAGATTGCGGTGCTGAAAGGTGATATGGGCGATGTGCAGCATTTTGCCGATGACGTAATCTCCCAGCGCGGAGTGCGTCACGGCCATTTGCAGTGTTTACCCAAAGAGTAA
- a CDS encoding ABC transporter permease: MRGLRNIYNLGIKELRSLLGDKAMLALIVFAFTISVYSSATVLPGSLHLAPIAIADMDQSQLSNRIVNSFYRPWFLPPEMITATEMDAGLDAGRYTFAVTIPPNFQRDVLAGRQPDIQVNVDATRMSQAFTGNSYIQNIISGEVNSFVARARGDSVQPVSLEIRMRFNPNLDPAWFGGVMAIINNITMLAIVLTGSALIREREHGTVEHLLVMPVTPFEIMMAKVWSMGLVVLVVSGLSLMLMVKGVLGVPIEGSIPLFMLGVALSLFATTSIGIFMGTIARSMPQMGLLMILVLLPLQMLSGGSTPRESMPQAVQDIMLTMPTTHFVSLAQAILYRGAGLSIVWPQFLTMLAIGGVFFTIALLRFRKTISTMA, encoded by the coding sequence ATGCGCGGATTACGCAATATTTATAATCTCGGCATTAAAGAGCTACGCAGCCTGCTGGGGGATAAAGCGATGCTGGCGCTGATCGTCTTCGCCTTTACGATTTCGGTTTACTCCTCCGCTACCGTCCTGCCCGGTTCATTGCATCTTGCCCCTATCGCCATCGCCGATATGGATCAGTCGCAGTTGTCGAACCGTATTGTGAATAGTTTTTACCGCCCGTGGTTTCTGCCGCCGGAGATGATTACGGCAACGGAAATGGATGCCGGGCTGGATGCCGGACGCTATACCTTTGCGGTCACTATTCCGCCGAATTTCCAGCGTGATGTGCTGGCCGGACGTCAGCCTGATATTCAGGTTAACGTCGATGCGACGCGCATGAGCCAGGCGTTTACCGGCAACAGTTATATCCAGAATATTATTAGCGGCGAGGTCAACAGCTTTGTGGCGCGCGCGCGGGGAGATAGCGTTCAGCCGGTGTCGCTGGAGATTCGGATGCGCTTTAACCCAAATCTGGACCCGGCGTGGTTTGGCGGCGTGATGGCGATTATCAACAACATTACCATGCTGGCGATAGTGCTGACCGGCTCGGCGCTGATCCGCGAGCGAGAACATGGCACGGTAGAGCACCTGTTGGTGATGCCGGTCACACCCTTTGAGATCATGATGGCGAAAGTGTGGTCGATGGGGCTGGTCGTGCTGGTGGTTTCCGGTTTGTCTTTGATGCTGATGGTGAAAGGCGTACTTGGCGTACCGATTGAAGGATCGATCCCATTGTTTATGTTGGGCGTGGCGCTGAGCCTGTTCGCCACCACTTCAATTGGGATTTTTATGGGCACCATCGCCCGTTCGATGCCGCAGATGGGGTTATTAATGATTCTGGTGCTGTTGCCGCTACAAATGCTTTCCGGCGGTTCCACGCCGCGTGAAAGTATGCCGCAGGCGGTGCAGGATATTATGCTGACCATGCCGACGACGCATTTTGTCAGCCTTGCCCAGGCTATTCTTTATCGCGGCGCAGGTTTGAGTATCGTCTGGCCGCAGTTTCTGACGATGCTGGCGATTGGCGGCGTATTTTTTACCATTGCTTTGCTGCGTTTTCGAAAAACCATCAGTACGATGGCTTGA
- the rbbA gene encoding ribosome-associated ATPase/putative transporter RbbA — protein sequence MTSLTLVPVPPVAQLEGVSQHYGKTVALNNITLDIPARSMVGLIGPDGVGKSSLLSLISGARVIEQGNVIVLGGDMHDARHRRNVCPRIAWMPQGLGKNLYHTLSVYENVDFFARLFGHDKAEREARITALLNSTGLAPFRDRPAGKLSGGMKQKLGLCCALIHDPELLILDEPTTGVDPLSRAQFWELIDSIRQRQSNMSVLVATAYMEEAERFDWLVAMNAGEVLATGSAQQLREQTGSATLEQAFIALLPPAQRQAHKPVVIPPYQSEEADIAIEARDLTMRFGTFVAVDRVNFRIPRGEIFGFLGSNGCGKSTTMKMLTGLLPASEGEAWLFGQPVDPKDIDTRRRVGYMSQAFSLYNELTVRQNLELHARLFHLPPAEIPQRVAQMCERFKLQEVEDALPASLPLGIRQRLSLAVAVIHRPEMLILDEPTSGVDPVARDMFWQLMVDLSRQDKVTIFISTHFMNEAERCDRMSLMHAGKVLASGTPQALIAQRGARNLEEAFIAWLQEAAGTPAEPAAPPVKSTTHEAVKPPRQGFSLRRLFSYSRREALELRRDPVRSTLALLGTVILMLIMGYGISMDVENLRFAVLDRDQTVSSQQWSLNLAGSRYFVEQPPLTSYDDLDRRMRAGEVAVAIEIPPDFGRDIARGTPVQIGVWVDGAMPSRAETVRGYVQAMHQNWLQQAMSLQPGSTGQTGLLNIETRYRYNPDVKSLPAIVPAVIPLLLMMIPSMLSALSVVREKELGSIINLYVTPTTRSEFLLGKQLPYIVLGMLNFFLLCALSVFVFGVPHKGSFLTLTLAALLYITIATGMGLLISTFMKSQIAAIFGTAIITLIPATQFSGMIDPVASLEGPGRWIGEIYPTSHFLTIARGTFSKALDLMDLWALFVPLMIAIPVVIGLSVLLLKKQEG from the coding sequence ATGACGTCGCTGACGCTGGTGCCTGTTCCTCCCGTGGCGCAACTTGAGGGGGTGAGCCAGCATTACGGAAAAACGGTCGCGCTGAACAATATCACGCTGGACATTCCCGCCCGTAGTATGGTCGGGCTGATTGGTCCGGACGGGGTGGGTAAGTCGAGCCTGCTGTCGCTGATTTCTGGCGCGCGGGTGATTGAGCAAGGGAACGTTATCGTCCTGGGCGGCGATATGCACGATGCCCGACACCGCCGTAACGTGTGCCCACGCATCGCCTGGATGCCGCAGGGATTGGGGAAAAACCTGTATCACACGCTGTCGGTCTATGAAAACGTGGACTTTTTTGCCCGTCTGTTTGGACATGACAAGGCGGAACGCGAGGCGCGCATTACGGCGTTGCTGAACAGTACCGGACTGGCGCCGTTTCGAGATCGCCCAGCCGGGAAACTCTCCGGAGGGATGAAGCAAAAGCTGGGGCTGTGCTGCGCTCTGATTCACGATCCGGAATTATTGATACTCGACGAACCTACCACCGGCGTTGATCCGTTGTCGCGCGCTCAGTTCTGGGAGTTGATTGACAGTATTCGCCAGCGGCAAAGCAATATGAGCGTGCTTGTCGCGACGGCCTATATGGAAGAGGCCGAGCGCTTTGACTGGCTGGTGGCGATGAATGCGGGCGAGGTGCTGGCGACCGGCAGCGCGCAGCAACTGCGTGAGCAAACCGGCAGCGCCACGCTGGAACAGGCGTTTATTGCCCTGTTGCCGCCAGCGCAACGTCAGGCGCATAAACCGGTCGTTATTCCGCCTTATCAGTCTGAAGAGGCCGATATTGCTATTGAGGCGCGGGATTTGACCATGCGTTTTGGCACCTTTGTCGCGGTCGATCGCGTTAACTTCCGCATTCCGCGCGGCGAAATTTTTGGTTTTCTTGGCTCAAACGGCTGCGGTAAATCCACCACCATGAAAATGCTGACCGGGCTGCTGCCCGCCAGCGAAGGGGAGGCGTGGCTATTTGGTCAACCGGTCGATCCGAAAGATATTGATACCCGTCGACGGGTCGGCTATATGTCGCAGGCCTTCTCCCTCTACAATGAGCTGACCGTACGGCAAAACCTTGAGCTGCATGCGCGTCTGTTTCATCTTCCGCCCGCAGAAATTCCGCAGCGCGTGGCGCAGATGTGCGAACGTTTTAAGCTGCAGGAGGTTGAGGATGCGTTGCCCGCCTCACTACCACTGGGCATTCGTCAGCGTCTGTCGCTGGCGGTGGCGGTGATCCATCGCCCGGAAATGCTGATTCTCGATGAGCCGACCTCTGGCGTTGATCCGGTCGCCAGAGATATGTTCTGGCAGCTTATGGTCGATCTCTCCCGCCAGGATAAAGTCACCATCTTTATCTCCACCCACTTTATGAACGAAGCGGAGCGCTGCGACCGTATGTCGCTAATGCACGCCGGTAAAGTGCTCGCCAGCGGGACGCCGCAGGCGCTGATTGCACAGCGTGGCGCTCGCAATCTGGAAGAAGCGTTTATTGCCTGGCTGCAGGAGGCGGCGGGAACGCCCGCCGAGCCTGCGGCCCCGCCGGTGAAAAGCACAACGCATGAGGCAGTTAAACCCCCGCGTCAGGGCTTCAGCTTACGTCGCCTGTTTAGCTATAGCCGCCGTGAAGCGTTGGAACTGCGTCGCGATCCGGTGCGCTCAACGCTGGCGCTGTTGGGGACGGTGATCCTGATGCTGATTATGGGCTACGGCATCAGTATGGACGTAGAAAATCTACGCTTTGCCGTGCTCGATCGCGATCAAACCGTGAGCAGCCAACAGTGGTCACTCAATCTGGCGGGTTCGCGCTATTTTGTTGAACAGCCGCCGCTGACCAGCTACGACGATCTTGACCGTCGAATGCGCGCTGGCGAAGTGGCGGTAGCGATCGAAATTCCCCCTGACTTTGGCCGTGATATCGCCCGTGGCACGCCGGTACAGATTGGCGTCTGGGTCGATGGCGCGATGCCGAGCCGCGCCGAGACGGTGCGCGGTTATGTTCAGGCGATGCACCAGAACTGGCTGCAACAGGCGATGAGCCTTCAGCCAGGGAGCACAGGGCAAACGGGGCTGTTAAATATTGAGACACGCTACCGCTACAATCCGGATGTCAAAAGCCTGCCTGCGATCGTCCCGGCGGTGATCCCACTGCTGCTGATGATGATCCCCTCAATGTTAAGCGCATTAAGCGTGGTGCGTGAAAAAGAGCTGGGGTCGATTATCAATCTGTACGTCACCCCCACAACCCGCAGCGAATTTCTGCTCGGCAAGCAGTTGCCGTATATCGTGTTGGGGATGCTTAACTTTTTCCTGCTCTGCGCCTTATCGGTCTTTGTCTTTGGCGTACCGCATAAGGGCAGCTTTTTGACCCTGACGCTGGCAGCGCTGCTGTATATCACCATCGCTACCGGTATGGGATTGCTGATCTCAACATTTATGAAAAGCCAGATTGCCGCCATTTTTGGTACGGCAATCATTACGCTTATTCCGGCAACGCAGTTCTCCGGGATGATCGATCCGGTGGCTTCGCTGGAAGGGCCGGGGCGGTGGATCGGTGAGATCTACCCGACCAGTCATTTTCTGACGATTGCGCGCGGGACGTTCTCCAAAGCGTTGGATCTGATGGACCTCTGGGCGTTGTTTGTGCCGTTGATGATTGCCATTCCGGTGGTGATTGGCCTGAGCGTGTTGCTGCTGAAAAAACAGGAGGGGTGA
- a CDS encoding HlyD family secretion protein, producing MDNMKRHLAWWIAGILAVIAVAVWWMLRPADVPEGFAASNGRIEATEVDIATKIAGRIDTILVSEGQFVRQGEVLAKMDTRVLQEQRLEAIAQIKESESAVAAARALQEQRQSEMRAAQAVVKQREAELESVSKRHVRSHSLAKRGAVSAQQLDDDRAAAESARAALESARAQVSAAKAAIEAARTSIIQAQTRVEAAQATERRIVADIDDSELKAPRDGRVQYRVAEPGEVLSAGGRVLNMVDLSDVYMTFFLPTEQAGQLKIGGEARLVLDAAPNLRIPATISFVASVAQFTPKTVETHDERLKLMFRVKARIPPELLRQHLEYVKTGLPGMAWVRLNEQLPWPDSLTVRLSQ from the coding sequence ATGGATAACATGAAGCGTCATTTGGCATGGTGGATTGCGGGCATTCTGGCGGTGATAGCCGTTGCAGTATGGTGGATGCTACGCCCTGCGGATGTGCCGGAAGGGTTCGCCGCCAGCAATGGTCGAATCGAAGCTACCGAAGTGGATATAGCCACCAAAATTGCCGGGCGGATTGATACCATTCTGGTGTCAGAAGGGCAGTTTGTTCGCCAGGGAGAAGTGCTGGCGAAGATGGATACCCGAGTGTTGCAGGAGCAACGGCTGGAGGCCATTGCTCAAATCAAAGAGTCGGAAAGCGCGGTAGCCGCTGCGCGTGCGTTGCAGGAGCAGCGACAAAGTGAAATGCGCGCCGCCCAGGCCGTAGTGAAACAGCGTGAAGCTGAACTGGAGTCGGTATCAAAACGCCACGTCCGTTCGCACTCGCTGGCAAAACGCGGTGCGGTATCCGCACAGCAACTGGACGATGACCGGGCTGCTGCCGAAAGCGCGCGTGCCGCGCTGGAATCTGCCAGAGCGCAGGTTTCTGCGGCGAAAGCGGCGATTGAGGCGGCGCGTACCAGTATTATCCAGGCGCAAACGCGGGTGGAAGCGGCTCAGGCGACCGAGCGGCGTATTGTCGCCGACATTGACGACAGTGAATTAAAAGCGCCGCGCGATGGCCGGGTACAGTACCGGGTGGCCGAGCCGGGAGAGGTGCTTTCCGCCGGTGGTCGGGTCCTGAACATGGTTGACCTTAGCGATGTCTACATGACCTTCTTTCTGCCGACTGAACAGGCAGGGCAACTGAAAATTGGCGGTGAAGCACGCCTGGTACTCGACGCCGCGCCGAATCTGCGTATTCCAGCCACTATCAGCTTTGTCGCCAGCGTCGCGCAGTTCACACCCAAAACCGTGGAAACCCACGATGAACGGTTGAAGCTGATGTTCCGGGTGAAGGCGCGTATTCCGCCAGAGCTGCTGCGACAGCATCTGGAATACGTCAAAACCGGCCTGCCGGGAATGGCATGGGTGCGCTTGAATGAACAGCTTCCCTGGCCTGATTCGCTGACGGTGAGGTTGTCGCAATGA
- a CDS encoding helix-turn-helix domain-containing protein yields MAKTDGDRTRAAVMLGISATTLWHKRKEYPLNG; encoded by the coding sequence ATGGCGAAAACCGACGGCGACCGTACACGGGCCGCCGTGATGTTGGGGATCAGCGCAACAACGCTGTGGCATAAACGAAAAGAATATCCTCTCAACGGTTAG
- a CDS encoding BaiN/RdsA family NAD(P)/FAD-dependent oxidoreductase — translation MERFDTVIIGAGAAGMFCAAQAGQAGSRVLLIDNGKKPGRKILMSGGGRCNFTNLYVEPAAYLSQNPHFCKSALARYTQWDFIDLVGRYGIAWHEKTLGQLFCDDSAQRIVDMLVAECDKGGVTMRLRSEVLSVARDESGFILALNGETVTTQKLVIASGGLSMPGLGASPFGYKIAEQFGLNVLPTRAGLVPFTLHKPLLEHLQVLSGVSVPSVITAQDGTVFRENLLFTHRGLSGPAVLQISSFWQPGEYVTINLLPDVDVEGFLNEQRAAHPNQSLKNTLAMQLPKRLVECLQQLGQIPDVSLRQLNLREQQTLVNTLTEWRVQPNGTEGYRTAEVTLGGVDTNELSSRTMEARKVPGLYFIGEVMDVTGWLGGYNFQWAWSSAWACAQDLAPKA, via the coding sequence GTGGAAAGGTTTGATACCGTTATTATAGGCGCTGGCGCAGCGGGCATGTTTTGCGCTGCGCAGGCAGGACAGGCGGGTAGCCGCGTGCTGCTCATCGATAATGGTAAGAAGCCAGGACGTAAAATCCTCATGTCCGGCGGTGGGCGCTGCAACTTTACTAATCTTTATGTTGAGCCTGCCGCGTATTTGAGCCAGAACCCCCATTTTTGCAAATCAGCGCTAGCCCGTTATACACAGTGGGACTTTATTGATCTGGTCGGCAGGTATGGGATAGCCTGGCATGAGAAAACGCTGGGACAGCTGTTCTGCGATGATTCCGCGCAACGCATTGTCGATATGTTGGTTGCCGAGTGCGACAAAGGCGGCGTAACGATGCGCCTGCGTAGCGAGGTATTGAGCGTCGCGCGTGATGAGTCGGGTTTCATACTGGCGTTGAACGGCGAGACGGTCACTACGCAAAAGCTGGTGATTGCCAGCGGCGGCCTGTCGATGCCGGGGCTCGGCGCGTCACCGTTCGGTTATAAAATTGCCGAACAGTTTGGCCTGAACGTGCTACCTACACGCGCGGGGTTAGTGCCTTTTACGTTGCACAAACCGCTACTCGAACACCTCCAGGTGCTTTCCGGCGTCTCGGTGCCTTCGGTTATTACCGCGCAGGACGGTACGGTTTTTCGGGAAAACCTGCTCTTTACCCATCGCGGTCTTTCCGGCCCTGCGGTATTGCAGATTTCCAGTTTCTGGCAACCCGGGGAATACGTCACTATCAACCTGCTCCCGGATGTCGATGTGGAAGGGTTCCTCAACGAGCAGCGCGCGGCGCATCCGAACCAAAGTTTAAAAAACACGTTGGCGATGCAGTTGCCAAAACGGCTGGTAGAGTGCCTGCAGCAGCTTGGGCAGATTCCGGATGTGTCGCTCAGGCAGCTAAACCTTCGTGAACAGCAAACGCTGGTGAACACGTTGACCGAATGGCGTGTTCAGCCAAACGGCACCGAAGGTTACCGCACAGCGGAAGTGACGCTTGGCGGCGTGGATACGAATGAATTGTCCTCGCGCACTATGGAAGCGCGTAAAGTGCCCGGCCTCTATTTTATTGGTGAAGTAATGGACGTGACCGGCTGGTTGGGCGGCTATAACTTCCAGTGGGCGTGGTCAAGCGCCTGGGCGTGTGCGCAGGATCTGGCGCCAAAAGCATAG